The DNA window GTGACCGGATAACTGCCTGCGACTGTTGGTTCGCCAAAGAAGCCAGCGCCTGCTGGCGGGATCCTAGAAAAGTACAGCCCAGGCACGCTTCCGCTGAGATGCACGATCTCATAAGGGGGGGCTTGCGTGGATTGCCCATTCACCCCGCCGTTGTAGGGAACACCCACCACGCCATCCGGGAAGGTCTGACGATCGAACCGCACTTGATCTGCACGAACCTGGAAGTAGATGCTTCGCGTCACACTGGCTCTTGTAGCGTCTTCAACACGGACACCAAGCTGGGTATAAACGACGGCGTAGCTTCCGGTTCCGCTCAAACGACCATCAACACTCAGCGAGTAGCCGGGAGTGGCCAAGCCAGATGTGATCTGAAACTTATAGGGCGGCGTTCCGCCTTCGACAGCAAGCTGTTCGGAATAGTACTGTCCCACTCTCGCGTCGGGCATACGATCTGTGAGGATCCGTAGTTCGGCCCCATGGGCGCAAAGCGTTCCGAACATGGAGCAAATTACAACGAAAAAATAACGCCGGAACTGCACGTGTGCTAGATCAATCACCTAGTCAATATATCAATGAAAATCATTTCATCTAGTCTACAGATATAAGTCATGGATCGATGAGAGCTCGATTTTCTGGAGCCCTGCTCGCCTCCGTCATCTCCCCAAAACGCAAAACAGGCGACCCGCCTCTCAGCGCGCCGCCTGCCTCACTCAAACTAGAGCAAACTTACTCGCCTACATAGGCAATACAGTCGATCTCCACTTTCATCGTCGGATTTGCAAACCGGCATCCGATCGTTGTCCTTGCCGGCCGGTCGCTGCCAAAGAACTCGACATAGACGGCGTTCATCGCCGCAAAGTCGTTCTCATTGGCCAGATAGACATTCACCTTCACCACTTGTGCGAGCGTCGCGCCCGAACCCTCAAGAATCCGCTGCACATTCTGCAGCGTCAACCGAGTCTCGTGTGCAATATCGCCAAAGCTGAATTCGGCGCTCGCCGGATCCACGGAAGCCTGTCCCGAAACAAATACGAATCCACCCGCCTTGGTCGCAAGGGAATACGGATTCTTCGGCACCGGCATCGTTGCAGGAAAGATGTGTTCGATCATGCTATTCGGTCTTCCGCTTGCGAGTCCGGCCCGTGGCCGTCGTCGTGCTGCTGGCAGCCTTCTTCGCGGCCGTCTTGCGCGGCGCGCGCGTCGTTGCCTTCTTTGCCTTCACCGGCGGAGGATTCGGCTCCACAATGCTCGGCTGACCTTCCACATAGGGCTGGATCTCGTCGTACTCGCTGTAGAACTCTTCTTCCTTCTTCACCTTCGGCGCTGGCGGCGGGAAGAACTCGCGGCCCAGGTAGACCACCAAGCCCCGCTCATCGTCCTTCTTCAGCTTCACGACACCCTTGTTCTGCGAGAACTCGAGGAATTCCTTGAAGCCCGGGAAGCCATACGAAGCCGAATCGAAATTCGGATGTTCCGCCACCATCCACTGCGCCAGGTCACCCGGCTCGACGCCGTCGCCCATCTCCATCTCGTAGCGATGTGCTTCGAGTGCATCGCGCAACAGCGGCATTGCTTCGATCGGCTCCGGCAGAGGCTTTGCATTCGCGCCACCACGCCGTTCGATCGTCAGCTTGCCGCCGGAGCCATGGACATCGATCAGCTCAAGCTTGGCCAGCTTATCGATAAAGTCACTGAAGCTCGAAGCTCCAAAGCCGCGCTCGTGGAAGGTCGGATCCAGTTGCATCATGGTGCTCTTCAGCAAACCAAGCTGTGCCTGGACACCGCGCCGTTCGAGCGTTTGCAGCGAACGTTCCACCAGCGGCAGCGCCGCATTCACTTCGAGCACCACCTTCGGTTCGCTCGATTGCTGCGGACGCAGTCCACCCTCAGGACGATCTCCCCGATTGCGCTCATCCCGGCGGCGGTCCCGCCGTTCCCAGCGGCTCTCACGGCCCTGCGGACGGTCCCCGAGCGGAGCACGGCTCTCGATCGGACCCCGATCCCCCAGCGGAGGACGGCTTTCAATCGGACCACGATCATTCAGCGGTGGGCGGCTCTCGATGGGCCCGCGCTCGGCGGCGGCCAGACGTTCGCCAGGAAGCCGTTCAATGCCACCTGTCGCGACACGATCTTCCACTACTTCGTCCCGATTCCGGTCGCCACGATCCCGGTCCCCACGGCCCCGATCGCGATCGCCGCGATCTCTGTCGCCACGGCCGCGATCCCGGCCCTGGTCGCTCCGCTTCATCGAATCGGCGAGTTCCAGCTTCAGACGCTCGAGCGTCGGGCCATTCTCGCTGCCATCGACACGCGCGGCGCGGTCCATCAACAGATTTTCGTAGGCCACAAATTCGTGGCAATTGCTCTGGAGAATATTCGAGGTGAAGGCTTTGCCGCCAACGACGTAGACCGTCTTGCCGTATTCCTTCAGTTTGTTGACGAGGGGGATGAAGTCGCTGTCACCGCTGATAATTGCGAAAGCGTTGACGTGGGTGTGGGTAAAGGCCATCTCGAGCGCGTCCAAGGCAAGATTGATGTCGCCACCATTCTTGTCCCCACGCGGGCTAGGTAGTCGTTGCACCATTTGCACGGCGTTTTCCGCCATTTGTCTTGCGGCGCCTTCTTGGCGTCCCCAGTTTGCGTAGGCGAATTTTGCAACGATGTCGCCCCGCTCTTTCAAAGCATCTAGACAAAGTGAGACGTCAAATTCGCGTCGCAACGTTGTCTTCAAACCAATTTCGATGTTGTCGTAATCGACGAACACCGCAATGTTCAGTTTATCTAGTAGAGGCATTCAGCTCCTCTGGATTTCAAATATCGTCAGGCGGGGATGTTCGCCGCACCGCGGATAAAGCTCACTACAGACTCCAGTGAACTTCCCGGCTGGAAAACCGCCGCCACTCCCAACTGCTTGAGCTGCGATGCATCATCTTCAGGGATGATGCCTCCCACAACCACCA is part of the Bryobacter aggregatus MPL3 genome and encodes:
- a CDS encoding PIN domain-containing protein is translated as MPLLDKLNIAVFVDYDNIEIGLKTTLRREFDVSLCLDALKERGDIVAKFAYANWGRQEGAARQMAENAVQMVQRLPSPRGDKNGGDINLALDALEMAFTHTHVNAFAIISGDSDFIPLVNKLKEYGKTVYVVGGKAFTSNILQSNCHEFVAYENLLMDRAARVDGSENGPTLERLKLELADSMKRSDQGRDRGRGDRDRGDRDRGRGDRDRGDRNRDEVVEDRVATGGIERLPGERLAAAERGPIESRPPLNDRGPIESRPPLGDRGPIESRAPLGDRPQGRESRWERRDRRRDERNRGDRPEGGLRPQQSSEPKVVLEVNAALPLVERSLQTLERRGVQAQLGLLKSTMMQLDPTFHERGFGASSFSDFIDKLAKLELIDVHGSGGKLTIERRGGANAKPLPEPIEAMPLLRDALEAHRYEMEMGDGVEPGDLAQWMVAEHPNFDSASYGFPGFKEFLEFSQNKGVVKLKKDDERGLVVYLGREFFPPPAPKVKKEEEFYSEYDEIQPYVEGQPSIVEPNPPPVKAKKATTRAPRKTAAKKAASSTTTATGRTRKRKTE
- a CDS encoding RidA family protein, which translates into the protein MIEHIFPATMPVPKNPYSLATKAGGFVFVSGQASVDPASAEFSFGDIAHETRLTLQNVQRILEGSGATLAQVVKVNVYLANENDFAAMNAVYVEFFGSDRPARTTIGCRFANPTMKVEIDCIAYVGE